The following are encoded together in the Candidatus Polarisedimenticolaceae bacterium genome:
- a CDS encoding HAD-IA family hydrolase translates to MRYPFVLLDAGGTILSPRASYGAVYARVFSTFGVTASEASFEAAILASWRDLDRAIPPGADRYGFFPDGEEGYWRRFVAGVTSRVPGSEAVDALGPLRDAFLDAAAWEVPDEVLPTLDVLRRAGVRLAVVSNWDSRLPRLLERLDLASRFDAVVVSCFEGIEKPDPEIFRRALKRLGARPAEALHVGDVAELDGDGARAAGIDAVLVDRRGRLAPGPGVLRDLSRLPALAAGGS, encoded by the coding sequence TTGCGTTACCCGTTCGTCCTGCTGGACGCCGGGGGGACGATCCTGTCCCCCCGGGCGTCCTACGGCGCGGTCTACGCGAGGGTCTTCTCGACGTTCGGCGTCACTGCGTCGGAGGCGTCGTTCGAGGCGGCGATCCTCGCCTCGTGGCGCGACCTCGACCGCGCGATCCCGCCCGGCGCGGACCGGTACGGCTTCTTCCCCGACGGCGAGGAGGGGTACTGGCGCCGGTTCGTCGCGGGTGTGACCTCGCGCGTCCCCGGATCGGAAGCCGTCGACGCCCTCGGCCCGCTGCGCGACGCGTTCCTCGACGCCGCGGCCTGGGAGGTCCCCGACGAGGTCCTCCCCACCCTCGACGTGTTGCGTCGCGCCGGAGTACGGCTCGCCGTCGTGTCGAACTGGGACTCGCGCCTGCCGCGACTCCTCGAACGCCTCGACCTCGCGTCGCGCTTCGACGCGGTCGTCGTGTCCTGTTTCGAGGGGATCGAGAAACCCGACCCCGAGATCTTCCGCCGCGCGCTGAAGCGCCTGGGCGCACGGCCGGCGGAGGCGCTGCACGTCGGCGACGTCGCCGAGCTCGACGGCGACGGAGCGCGGGCGGCGGGGATCGACGCGGTACTCGTGGACCGCCGGGGGCGGCTGGC